A region from the Lysobacter antibioticus genome encodes:
- a CDS encoding MBL fold metallo-hydrolase translates to MAVIDTLSRRRFLAAAGAWTVSALAAPNLLAASDRAPAPPAGAPGRSRLILLGTAGGPTPKALRAAPAQAVVVDGAVYIVDCGNGVARQMALAGLALGAIREVFLTHHHSDHNADYGNLLLLAWAADLRRPVGTWGPPPLARMTRRFLQLNAEDIRTRIADEGRPPLAPLIRPHELRRGGVVMRDERVKVTAALVDHPPMAPAFAYRFDCPDRSIVFSGDTRPSPALVELARGADVLVHEVMYLPALERLIASEAQAGRLRQHLLDSHTTTEQVGRLATEAGVKTLVLSHFVPGGDASLTDEVWRAAVAPHYAGRLVIGRDLMEL, encoded by the coding sequence ATGGCCGTGATCGACACCCTGTCCCGCAGACGCTTTCTTGCCGCCGCCGGCGCCTGGACGGTCAGCGCGCTGGCGGCGCCGAACTTGCTTGCCGCGTCCGATCGGGCGCCCGCGCCGCCTGCCGGTGCGCCGGGGCGCTCGCGCCTGATCCTGCTCGGCACCGCCGGTGGCCCGACCCCGAAGGCGCTGCGCGCGGCACCGGCGCAGGCGGTGGTCGTCGACGGTGCGGTCTACATCGTCGACTGCGGCAACGGCGTCGCCCGCCAGATGGCCCTGGCCGGGTTGGCGCTCGGCGCGATCCGCGAAGTCTTCCTCACCCACCACCATTCCGACCACAACGCCGATTACGGCAATCTGCTGTTGCTGGCCTGGGCCGCCGACCTGCGCCGGCCGGTCGGCACCTGGGGACCGCCGCCGCTCGCGCGCATGACCCGGCGCTTCCTGCAACTCAACGCCGAGGACATCCGCACCCGCATCGCCGACGAAGGCCGCCCACCGCTGGCGCCGCTGATCCGTCCGCACGAACTGCGCCGCGGCGGCGTAGTGATGCGCGACGAACGGGTCAAAGTGACCGCGGCCCTGGTCGATCACCCGCCGATGGCGCCGGCCTTCGCCTACCGCTTCGACTGCCCGGACCGCTCGATCGTGTTCTCCGGCGACACCCGGCCGTCGCCGGCCCTGGTCGAGCTGGCGCGCGGCGCCGACGTGCTGGTGCACGAGGTCATGTACCTGCCCGCGCTGGAGCGCCTGATCGCCAGCGAGGCCCAGGCCGGGCGCTTGCGCCAGCATCTGCTCGACAGCCACACCACCACCGAGCAGGTCGGCCGCCTCGCCACCGAAGCCGGCGTGAAGACCCTGGTGTTGAGCCACTTCGTGCCCGGCGGCGATGCCTCGCTCACCGATGAAGTCTGGCGCGCAGCGGTCGCGCCGCACTACGCCGGGCGCTTGGTGATCGGGCGCGACTTGATGGAGCTGTGA